The DNA sequence TGACAATTTGAGGGCCATTTATGTTGAATATCTGGAAATTCTACTTGCAATGATTGTTCATTGCGATATTAACAGCCGTAGAACATTTGAACCATCTATTCTATCTATTTTAGTAATCTAGGTACGAAACTGTTAATACCATTCCATACTATTAGATAATCGTTTAACTTGAAATTTTATCATTAGGAACTATTAAACAGTTTCTTTGACATGAGAAGCAAAACAGAACAATGATAATAAATATACAATAGAGGATACTTAAACTTACTTGAGCTTCATTTGTGCTACGTGTAACATGGGCAATCAGGCATTGTGCATGGAAGGCATGTCCACAAGGAAAGACATAAAAGGGGGCCATTTGCCCTACTGATGAATAGCCCCTAGTCATCTGATACTCCCTACCAACAGTTAAAATTTTACGCCGACACACCTGataatcatatatttaagtCATATTCCAGATATAAGTGCAAAGTTCAATACTCAATCAGATGGAAAAGAGATAACCAGAGAATGCATGAAAGCTAAAAActattagaaaagaaaagaaggaaagagaatGCTGTCTGAGATATTGACAGAAGAAAAACTAAGAGCTAAGCCAACTTGAAGGGAAGGCATTAGGATACTTGGTGCAGCCACAAACAACTCCTGAATTGGAGATAAAAATATTAAACCAGGCAAATTGTGTGTGATTGTATAATATCAGGATGAGCAATACCCCACATTCTTCATCACGATCAATCACAGCATATCTTTGAGCAAGGGCACTAATGTCATTTCTGATGTTGTCGGCACCATGTGTCGCATCATTCATCTCTTGCTTCAGTTGTTCGATTTGATTATTGTAATCCTCTAATGATGAGCAAATTGCCTCCTACATACATATAGATGGTAATCAAAATCTAATGGTAGCAAAAAACAATTTAAAATTCAGCCAGCATCACACAAGTAATATATCATGAAATCTCGTATTTGCAGATCAAACAACTACTATTAATTGGTAAATTAAAAGGGGCATAACTAAGCCCAAAGATGCattgtaacaaaaaaatatgGTACACATGGTCTCCCATACACGCAAACAATTCATTAGATCACTCTAaaatatgaaaacaaaaaacagagatATATTTTCAAAACGTAGACAACAACAAAGACAGAGCAAACCACTTTTGtgggagaaaaagaagaaagagagtacTTGTATAACATGAGGAAAGACTTGAATCAAAATGATTGCTAAAAGTCCCAAAAATCCCACCTTAAAGTCATCAATCAGGGCAAAGTCCGGAAAGAATGGTAATATATCCTCTATCTTTAAAAGGCCATCTGTTTCTTTAAGAAACGCTATTGCCTTCCGTATGTTCTCCCTCTTAGCTCCCTTCTCCTGTTCTATTACATGCTTCGCAACCATGAGCCAGAGCTTCTTTCTCAAGTCCTCATCGTCTTCAACCTTGTCAGCTTCAGCCATAGCAAGCTCAGGATCAACCTAAGGTACCACATaggaaaaaagttttttttatataacaGTCGCaaactaaaccctaaaccctacagTTGAATCACAAAACCATTAGCCACAAACTGGAACCTGTAGGGCGAGAGCAACTGCTTCTTCATGCATGGACATCATACTGTATATATGAACGCAGGCACGCATTCGCTTTTCTTTAAGGCAAAGGCGTAAAGCATACTTGGGATCGTAGAAGAATTCAGGGCCACTTTCCCGTCCTTTTCCAAACTTAAATTGTAGGAAACGCAAAAGTGCACTATCATCTTCCTGTGATTTATATAAAAGTGATTTGCACCATGAAATACATTCTACATATAAAGAGGGATGCCATATGTATAAAGTACGAATCCAAAGAAAGTGAACTATTCAGTTCCAGAATAAACCAAGTGCAAGCTAAAAGGTACAATATACTTCAAAACTCAGGCGATTGAACTGTTTTCTGAGATTAGGAACTACAGAGCTTAAAGAAGacaaagtctctctctctctctctctctctctctctctctctgtgattcAGATAGCGATCAATAATTTCAATTCTGTAAAGGGCATTAGCTTTCAATCATATAATATAAAGGAAATTACATAATGATAAAACTAGAGTCTGCCTTTTGCATTGAATAAGGAAAAAGGTATAACATACTTCAAAACTCAGGAGATTGAACTGTTTTCTGAGATTAGGAACTACAGAGCTTAAAGAAGACAAaagtctggttttttttttttctctctctctctctctctctttatgatTCAGATAGCGATCAATAAATTCAATTCTGTCAAGGGCATTAGCTTTCAATCATATAATTTAAAGGAAATTACAGAATGATAAAACTAGATTTTGCCCTTTGCATTGAGTAAGGAAAAAGAGGCATATATGCATATGTCAGGGTGTATGTGTATGTTTGATATGCCTACTTCTATTAATGATAGAGCAAAGCATGCAAAAATCACTAATCTAAGATCATATATTAAACAATTCAAAcattattataaaaataatcaACCTGCTTGGCATATAGTGATAAAAGCAAGTTGTGAACTCCAGGGTCCTCATTGTGCAAACGGTGAACACAATACTCCAAGTATTTAATGACTTCATGTGTTTCATTTCTGCATACGTGATATGCAGAGCAATAAGTAGCAATCCAGAAATTGTGATAAACAAACTAAAGCGCTCGCTTAAATACactattaaacaaaaaaaacacaagTCAGAACTCCCAAGTTTTGGAAAATTCAAATTAGTATCAACTAGAAGTTTGTGCATGGCCAAAATCTCAGATACGCAATGacagccaaatttttttttttttttactttgtcaaggggaacccaaaggcttcctaggcccaagataaaccccttcggcgcatgtgaaatgctccaactttGCATTGCAGTACAGTgtctgaccactttgacagcttcggggttcgaacctaggttggggagcacacccaactaggcaagaaccactaggccacttgtaGTGGTTGACTTATCTTAGTAAGGAACTGTGTGTATCATACAAAGCAAAGGGAGCATGGATAAGGAAAAGTGTATTGCATTAATAATCCCTGCTCCCAAGATGGACCACGATGGACAAAATTTTTTTAAGTAATctataaaataacaaaataaattgtagtGTAATATGAAATTTTTAGTTTTGGTGCGACATATAAGCATTTATGTGTTTTAGGGGAAACGGTTTATATCAAAGAATCTTATTCACAGTCATATTGTAATCGAAATTTTTAGTCTAGTATATTCATGAGACAATACTTTGCATGTGGTTCACTCGAATAGCGCATCATTGCAGGAATGAGTTTCCTAGGGTTGAGGTTGTTTGTGGCCATCCATGACTCCACAGCTTCGTATGCATCAAGCATGATTAGGTCAGGAGCAAACTTATACTGCGAGTGAAGAATTAAATGATTTTTAGTATATATCATAACAAGAGACAATACATAAACACTAGGGAACTAACATATGGGTCTCAAACCACATTTGAAACTTAACCTTACCTGAAGATCAATAGCAACAGAAGGTTTTTGAAGAACCTCCAATGCTTTCTTCGCCTCTCCTTGCTAATATCAAATTCAAAGGGTAAAGAAATGAATACAGATAAGTATCAGATAAACAAAGAGATTTCAGCAATTAACATAGTTTgataatttaatgaaaatacaGAATTAATAACCTATGGGTGCAAGAGATGCACCTAAGTCAAGAAAGTTAAAAATTCACTTCCTGGCTTATGGGAGCAATATGCATCAGGTCAAAGAAACCAAGAAGGACTAGAATGACATTTTTCTGAGATAAATGCTAAGAAAAAAGATGTAGCAAGTCTGTGGCATTAACAacaatcagaaaaagaaaaaagaaaagaaaggttgCGCACAAAATCACCTGAATATAATGGTGCACTACAATTTCATATTGTTCCTTCAGACTAGCAAAAAATACCAACTCTTCAACTCGACCATAACTGCACATATAGCCAGAGGATAATCAGTTTAGTGTCCTTTCAACTGAAACAAAATCATCTGAGTGAAACAGACATAGATATAATTCTCAAGAATTTATCTGTAAACAACAATAATAGAAGAAAAATGAGAGATTCCGCAGCTCTACAAGAATTTAAAATGAATGGCTCGAAATAAACAATTAAAGCAGATTCTGTCAAAAATTACCTTTCTAATAGTCTCATCGTGGTTGCTTCATCCAATACATCCTTGGAGTCACTCAGAAATGCACGAAACTCTTTAATAATTGATTGATACTCTGAATTCCGATTTTCCAATGCAGTGTCATCTTCTAATAGTAGGCGATTTATCTAAAATTGGAATATCAGATCCACTATGAACTGAAAGCACTATACAATTAACTGTTTCATCAATCAACCCGGAACAAAACATGTTGACATCTTCATTATTCTATTTAAAGTGTCAATAAGctaaggtacaaaaaaaaaaaaaacaaacaaaaaacaaaagacaaaaaaactataaaatacaTTTTAGTATTCATCTAGAAAATAATTGGGATGTAAGCCTGTAAGAAGCCAAAGGGAAGAGGATCTCCAAGTCCACATGAGATTGCAGGATGCATCATCTTTAGTCTACCCATCTTGCCTCTTGATATGTTTAAAAGATATATATACTATATCAGTTCTTTATCCAACAACACAGGAATAGAAGGAAGCAAACCTTATCCAAGTACAATTCAGTTGCCCACGTTGAAATCATGGTTATTTGGCACTTGTCATCCTTCGCAAGACAGTCAAGTTTCCGTAACAAAAAGGTTCTCAAAGCGTCCTGGAAGCACCAAAGTGAAATAAAAATTCATAAATGTTTGAGTTTAATGCCAGATCAACACAAAACACACAGAGACACAAACAAAGGTCCAGCTACCTGTTCGTTGACAGTGATAAACTTCAGAGTGATCTCCTCGAATGATAATATGTAGTTTATCTGCAAAACAATCCCATCATTCAATCAAAgttttaataaaattatttaccGTTAAACACCACTCTGAAATGGATAAATCACCTTTGCATAGAAAGATGCTGCTCTGAGATAATCTTTTGAGGTAAATGCAGCCTCAGCCTGAAAATAATGCTTTTTGTTACCAACTATAGGTGAACATTCAGAATACAAATATCTCAATACAAGACTGCAATGCAACGACGTTCATAATTTTTAAATTTGGAAAGACGAAATTACAATAACCGGCTACGAATATAACTTATACCAACAGTTtgattgtaattaaatgagTTATATCACCTGTACTAAATATACTTGGTCCCTCTGAAGTGGGTCACGACAATTTGCCAAAGCAGCAGCATACTCTTTCATGTCCAGATAAACTTTCCACATATCTCGGCCTTCATCATTAACAGAAACCTACATTATTCATCAGATCAAACAGTACGGAAAGTTTACTGTCTGCTGCAAAATGGACTTAAGCCAGAAATCATTGTGATAAAAAAGACACAAACCTGAAATACAGAGTTCTGGTCATAAGCATAGAACAGTCCAGCTGTGGCATCACTACATAATCCAATGATACCCCTTGAAGCTGATTCAGATGTTTGATCAAACTGAAGTTCCTCAATAATTTGCTCACTTATTCTATTCACAACCTACAAAAACATCTGCACTCATCAAACAAGTCTACAAGCTAAACAAAAGGGGGAAAGTGAAGTATGTATGCAATCTAAACTGAATGCTAAGAAACCGAGTGCACATCTCTAGGTTTTATCACTTAACCAACTGTTATGCACCATCAGTAATTCAGAATAAGATACTCAAGAGGAGCACTAACATAACAGCATTGATCAGAAGTAAACCAATACTGAAAGCATTAGAGATGTACACACCTTAACCTTATTCCCGATAAGAAGCAAGAAATGAAATTCCGAAACGGCCATAGAACTGGGCACCGCAACTTCAGTATTCTCAGACAATTTTGAATATGCCAGAAGAGCTTTGTTCTCCACAAAATTTTCATCTCCAGTTGAAGAACTGCCAAAAGatgttcaaaaagaaaaactctGAGAAAGTTTCATGTTGACAATAACTAGATGTGTCTAGGAATGTCATCACAAGCAAGATCCCAAAATCCAACCACAAACTACCCGGTAAGCACAATAATAGTAAGAAACTCAGAATCTAGAAGGAAGAATGTCTCTTCTACCTATGCTGAGAACCAAAATTTAAACCGCCATTATAGATTCCAGCTCCAGAAAGCCATGCAAAATGTACTGCTCGTCTTTGCTTGATATAGAAATGCAATTCACTGAAAGATGACAAAGAGAATCacaaatctcaaaaaaaaaatatatatatatatataaaaagacaGGATGAAACACACTAGCAATTAGATAATCAAAAAGTGATTGTTCATAGAAAAGATGACAATAATCCCACAACAGCTAttaaatttttcaatttcaagatATTTTATATTTCATCTGACTGATAACTTGCCTGTTAGGTATTTCACCAGGAAGTTCCATGAAACGCACCGGATGCTCCAAGTAACTAGCAAAAATAGCCTAGAAATGCAGaataatcaatatttatacaagtcACGTTATGAGAATCCAGCAAAATAGACGAAGGTAAGAAAAACAAGTATTtcctcaggaaaaaaaaaaactgaagtcCATGGCTTGAAGCACCACATTATAAATGTTACATGACACCTAGCATGTTCATTAAGCGTactttaaagaaaaaagaaagaaagaaaaaatggtcTCATGTTCATAATGGTCACCAACTAATGTTAGCCATTAAAGCAGTCCTACTTAAGTGTCTACTTTTGGATCAAAACACGTATCTGACAAGTTCACTACTACTACATAGATGTTACCCAATTTCCTTGactcaaacaaaaaaatagGTGAGAACTAAACTTACATCCAACAATCCAATTCCCGTATAGGAATAGAGTCGTGTAGGAGTAACAGCCATCACATAGTATCTAGTTCCATTCAGAATTGTCGCAGTTTCCATCTGTACATGGAGAATGAGATAAAAAAGATGGTGCCTTGGAGTTACAAATTAGTAAATCTCTGTCGAATTAGCTTCCAAAAAGAAAACGGCAAACAAACCTGCAAACTCATGAAAGCCTCTGGAAGTTCAGTTAGTTCATACAGAAACTTCACATACTTCTCCTTCTTATCCTTCTCATCCACAGCAATCTCATAAAGTTGGCCATTGTCTGTACCGAGAATAACTTCCTTTGTTGAAACTGTGGATTTAACAAATCACACGCAACAGCTACAATAAGTCAATATGCACAAATCTCTACATAAGTGCAATGAGCAAACATACGATTGGACTAATAACTACCTTCTGTTATCTGCTGTCTATTCCAGGCAACAGCATTCACCACAAGACCTTTCAACTTGGCCAAAGGACGCGGCTTGCTCCATTTCGCATGAATATAGAAAGTATCGGCACCCCCGGTACCAGCAATGTTGGCGATACAGTGGCTCCCTCCAGGATCAACAAAAACTCTATGAATTGAATGCTCCCCGGGACGACCCGCAGAGAGATCAATATCTAGAGATCAAcaccaaaacacacacacacaccatgcATTGCTCTATCAATAAATCAACTCAACCAAATCAaagaatcggattttcttaacTACGCTTAAGATAAGCAGAAACAATCAAGTAAGTTTTCCTAAGCATTACTTCGACCACAACTAAGATCAAATTTCGTAGCAATTCTAGCTTTCTGATCATGTATGTGTAAATTTCGAGGAATTGAAAGCCAGAACGGAATAAGAAACGTACCGAACGAATCGCCGACCCCAAAATCGTGCCGGATTATCCATCCTTTACTAGTTCCGAGCACAATGACGTCGTTTCCGGCCGCCATACACGTGATGACTCCGCGTCCCTTCGCGGCGTACCTTTCTAGAAGGTCCACCGTGAAAACCTGCCGCCCCGAATCCATCTCCGATTCCAGATTCCCACCAAAAGCCCTAACCGCCCAAACTCTTCGAATTCCAGAAATCCCAGCTCTCAATCACAAACATGAAACAATTCACAGGCTCTCACAGTCCGTCACCACCGAAACGCACCGTTTCGATCAAAACGCGGGGGTGCGTGGTCGTTTCAGCAGGCGCGTAGTTACTGGGCCCCACCGAGGCGTAAAAACTGTAATAAGAggttaaaaacaaaaatactttAAATCAAATCGGAGCGCTTAGCAACCAACGGCTACGATTACACCATACCCAACGTCTAAATTTCCTATATCCCCCAACGgtcaaaaatctcaaaatacaaagggtttagtttttcttcccaaatcaagatcaagaaccagAGAGCGTTACATACACAGACTAAGAACAAAAATCCAAAGCGAAGAAGCAAAAACCCATCAAGCATTGTTCGAAATTTCTCATACCCATTAAGCGAAAATGAGTGTTCTTGAATACCCAGACGCCATTAACGCCCCGGAGCTTCAGGTCTGGAACAACGCCGCCTTCGACGACAATGAGGGCTCTGAGTTCTCCTGCGCCACCGTTAAAGCTTCCTGGTCTTCCG is a window from the Rosa chinensis cultivar Old Blush chromosome 2, RchiOBHm-V2, whole genome shotgun sequence genome containing:
- the LOC112188081 gene encoding vacuolar sorting protein 18, which codes for MDSGRQVFTVDLLERYAAKGRGVITCMAAGNDVIVLGTSKGWIIRHDFGVGDSFDIDLSAGRPGEHSIHRVFVDPGGSHCIANIAGTGGADTFYIHAKWSKPRPLAKLKGLVVNAVAWNRQQITEVSTKEVILGTDNGQLYEIAVDEKDKKEKYVKFLYELTELPEAFMSLQMETATILNGTRYYVMAVTPTRLYSYTGIGLLDAIFASYLEHPVRFMELPGEIPNSELHFYIKQRRAVHFAWLSGAGIYNGGLNFGSQHSSSTGDENFVENKALLAYSKLSENTEVAVPSSMAVSEFHFLLLIGNKVKVVNRISEQIIEELQFDQTSESASRGIIGLCSDATAGLFYAYDQNSVFQVSVNDEGRDMWKVYLDMKEYAAALANCRDPLQRDQVYLVQAEAAFTSKDYLRAASFYAKINYILSFEEITLKFITVNEQDALRTFLLRKLDCLAKDDKCQITMISTWATELYLDKINRLLLEDDTALENRNSEYQSIIKEFRAFLSDSKDVLDEATTMRLLESYGRVEELVFFASLKEQYEIVVHHYIQQGEAKKALEVLQKPSVAIDLQYKFAPDLIMLDAYEAVESWMATNNLNPRKLIPAMMRYSSEPHAKNETHEVIKYLEYCVHRLHNEDPGVHNLLLSLYAKQEDDSALLRFLQFKFGKGRESGPEFFYDPKYALRLCLKEKRMRACVHIYSMMSMHEEAVALALQVDPELAMAEADKVEDDEDLRKKLWLMVAKHVIEQEKGAKRENIRKAIAFLKETDGLLKIEDILPFFPDFALIDDFKEAICSSLEDYNNQIEQLKQEMNDATHGADNIRNDISALAQRYAVIDRDEECGVCRRKILTVGREYQMTRGYSSVGQMAPFYVFPCGHAFHAQCLIAHVTRSTNEAQAEYILDLQKQLTLLDGEARKDSNGPLTDETITSMAPVDKLRSQLDDAVASECPFCGDLMIREISLPFILPEEQYQSTSWDIQSRNLGNQRSLSLTL